One Streptococcus gallolyticus subsp. gallolyticus DSM 16831 DNA window includes the following coding sequences:
- a CDS encoding DUF871 domain-containing protein, protein MGELGISIYPSKSNLTEMKDYIAQAAEIGYQRIFTSMLEVADNPSETIGRFKEIIDYGNQLGMKTSLDVNPKLFAKLGISYQDLQFFSDLGIWSVRLDEGFTGLEEARMAMNPFGILIELNISRGQHYIDMVMDFGADKNRIIGSHNFYPQTYTGLDFDYFVQTAGQYKSHHLRTAAFVDSMNGSVGPWPVSNLMVSTEIQRQLPITEQVQLLKMTDVIDDIIISSSFLPKEELAAVYHVFYSSVPMLSVHLAKNVTEVEKDVIVTPLHMYRGDYSGYMIRSSETRITYKDSNFPTHDIQSLKKGDITICNNAAGQYKGELQIVLKDRPNDGSFNLVGRIKQNNLLILDLLKPWQQFKLQISS, encoded by the coding sequence ATGGGAGAATTAGGAATTTCTATCTATCCATCAAAATCAAATTTAACTGAGATGAAAGATTATATAGCGCAAGCGGCTGAGATAGGTTATCAACGTATTTTTACTTCGATGTTAGAGGTAGCAGATAATCCAAGTGAAACAATTGGAAGATTTAAAGAAATCATTGACTATGGAAATCAACTCGGGATGAAAACGTCGCTTGATGTTAATCCTAAATTGTTTGCAAAACTCGGCATTTCTTATCAGGATTTGCAATTTTTTAGTGATTTAGGTATTTGGTCTGTTCGGTTAGATGAAGGGTTTACGGGGCTTGAAGAAGCCAGAATGGCAATGAATCCTTTTGGAATTTTAATCGAACTCAATATTTCACGAGGGCAACATTACATTGATATGGTCATGGATTTTGGAGCCGATAAGAATCGGATAATTGGCTCACATAATTTTTATCCTCAAACTTATACAGGCTTGGACTTTGATTATTTTGTGCAAACTGCAGGGCAATATAAATCACATCATTTGCGCACAGCAGCCTTTGTTGATTCAATGAATGGTTCGGTTGGTCCATGGCCGGTATCTAACTTGATGGTGAGCACAGAAATTCAAAGACAGTTACCAATAACAGAACAAGTTCAACTGCTTAAAATGACAGATGTGATAGACGATATTATTATCAGCTCGTCATTTTTACCTAAAGAAGAGTTAGCAGCAGTTTATCACGTATTTTATTCATCTGTTCCAATGTTGTCGGTTCATTTAGCTAAAAATGTGACAGAAGTGGAAAAAGATGTTATTGTCACTCCTTTACACATGTATCGTGGAGATTATTCTGGCTATATGATTCGGTCGTCAGAAACGCGTATTACTTATAAAGACTCAAATTTTCCAACACATGACATACAATCTTTGAAAAAAGGTGACATTACGATTTGTAATAATGCAGCTGGTCAGTACAAGGGAGAATTACAGATTGTGCTAAAAGACCGCCCAAATGATGGGAGCTTTAATCTTGTTGGCAGAATTAAACAGAACAATTTGCTGATACTGGATTTATTGAAACCATGGCAACAGTTTAAATTACAAATAAGTAGTTAA